A single region of the Candidatus Sungiibacteriota bacterium genome encodes:
- a CDS encoding penicillin-binding protein, translated as MARWLKKIFLGIGGITILFFLGLGVITLLLYLKGFFESPNLSRLQDTRGASIVYDSEGNALKEFCLYCREVIPLEDMGLFPKLAVAVEDRHFWSFWREISPFDFLAVLRAFWHNLKEGGITQGGSTITQQLARILFAEEELEREWESGKLSDKLWRKAREAYLATILQWRIDRKKILETYLNTVYCGNSRYGVKSCSRFYFDKDPKDLQLIEALTVAGLWRNPNASPFHDEEKALKLRNRALQQIANQDLISEEEKLRLEREKLPTKKTKDPCWSAPHFTEFIRRQIIEEQKFVDQGIRVYSTLENGWQKAACEALEASLEAMKQRNPELKNDLWGSAFLIDVRTGAIEVWAQYPTFKENEFLLNQSARQTGSAFKPFFYAAWIALRGGRLSHQDEGEGPAELDDSYMSHDGKSAIYIPMGRKKPPHFLQNFPYEGLPRYIGITEPINCIAQSRNVCTLSGIRGVRGSRVLFRHRITKEELIEFSLGLGINFPVISPETAIQQGIATVDPELTKHLGISPYTIDPGLTLPIGSVEVSLWDMVKAMAALGGNMVEPYAVGSAYDASGKLIFEKELEAPYQPLDDETTYAIIRGLRSTVELPHGTGKKAKEELNFQIMGKTGTANRVNPETGEVETTDNWFIGCTPQKCMGIWIGREKKLPLKTTFQNGQKIQETGGRNALPIFIKTMGTVYETEPIENFPEATDPLKPFRPSEYKYTYENGAMPENNDY; from the coding sequence GTGGCTCGGTGGCTAAAAAAAATATTTCTGGGGATAGGCGGTATAACTATTCTGTTTTTTCTGGGCTTAGGTGTGATCACACTGCTTCTTTATCTAAAGGGGTTTTTTGAATCGCCTAACCTCTCACGCCTTCAAGATACGCGTGGCGCCAGCATTGTTTATGACTCGGAGGGCAACGCTCTAAAAGAATTTTGCTTGTATTGTCGCGAAGTAATACCGCTGGAGGATATGGGGCTTTTTCCAAAACTTGCGGTGGCGGTTGAGGACCGACATTTTTGGAGTTTCTGGAGAGAAATTTCGCCCTTTGATTTTTTGGCGGTCCTGCGCGCGTTTTGGCATAACCTGAAAGAGGGCGGCATAACCCAAGGCGGATCTACTATTACCCAACAACTGGCACGCATTCTTTTTGCAGAAGAGGAGCTGGAACGTGAATGGGAGAGCGGAAAGTTATCCGACAAACTTTGGCGCAAGGCCCGCGAAGCGTATCTTGCCACCATTCTGCAGTGGCGCATAGACAGGAAAAAAATTCTTGAGACCTACCTGAACACCGTATATTGCGGCAACAGCAGATACGGCGTAAAGTCATGCAGCCGGTTTTATTTTGATAAAGACCCCAAAGATTTACAACTCATTGAGGCCTTAACCGTTGCCGGTCTTTGGAGGAATCCCAACGCGTCGCCATTCCACGATGAAGAAAAAGCACTTAAACTTAGAAACCGCGCGCTGCAGCAAATCGCTAACCAAGACCTCATCAGCGAAGAAGAAAAACTAAGACTGGAGCGGGAGAAACTTCCTACTAAAAAAACCAAAGATCCGTGCTGGAGCGCTCCGCACTTCACGGAATTTATCAGACGCCAGATTATAGAAGAACAAAAATTTGTTGATCAGGGAATAAGGGTTTACTCTACTCTGGAAAACGGATGGCAAAAAGCGGCTTGCGAGGCGTTGGAAGCGTCGCTGGAGGCCATGAAGCAAAGAAACCCGGAATTAAAAAACGATCTCTGGGGATCCGCCTTTCTTATAGATGTGAGAACGGGGGCAATTGAAGTCTGGGCACAATATCCTACGTTCAAAGAAAATGAATTTCTACTGAACCAAAGTGCACGGCAAACCGGTTCTGCTTTCAAGCCCTTTTTTTATGCCGCCTGGATTGCGCTGCGAGGAGGAAGACTTAGCCATCAAGATGAGGGGGAAGGACCGGCAGAGTTGGATGACTCCTATATGTCTCACGACGGAAAATCAGCTATTTATATACCAATGGGCAGGAAAAAACCTCCGCATTTTCTGCAAAACTTCCCCTATGAGGGTCTTCCGCGTTATATAGGCATTACCGAACCAATAAACTGTATTGCCCAATCCCGAAACGTATGCACCTTGAGCGGCATACGGGGTGTCCGGGGCTCAAGAGTTTTGTTTCGGCATCGCATCACCAAGGAAGAGTTAATAGAATTTTCTTTGGGGTTGGGAATAAATTTCCCGGTGATATCACCAGAGACAGCTATTCAGCAAGGGATAGCAACCGTTGATCCGGAACTGACCAAACATCTTGGAATCTCCCCCTACACCATTGACCCGGGTCTTACTCTGCCCATTGGGTCAGTAGAGGTATCGCTTTGGGATATGGTTAAGGCCATGGCGGCTCTTGGTGGAAACATGGTTGAACCCTATGCAGTTGGAAGCGCTTACGACGCCTCCGGCAAACTTATTTTTGAGAAAGAACTGGAAGCGCCGTATCAACCACTGGACGATGAGACAACTTATGCCATAATACGGGGCTTACGTTCCACTGTTGAACTTCCTCACGGGACCGGAAAAAAGGCCAAGGAAGAACTTAATTTTCAGATAATGGGAAAAACAGGAACGGCTAACCGCGTAAATCCCGAAACCGGTGAGGTGGAAACAACAGATAACTGGTTTATCGGCTGCACTCCTCAAAAGTGTATGGGGATCTGGATCGGCCGTGAAAAAAAGTTGCCCCTGAAAACTACTTTTCAGAACGGCCAGAAAATTCAGGAGACTGGCGGACGCAATGCTCTACCCATATTCATCAAAACGATGGGGACTGTGTACGAGACAGAACCTATAGAGAATTTCCCGGAAGCAACCGATCCGCTTAAACCGTTTCGTCCTTCGGAATATAAATACACTTATGAAAATGGGGCTATGCCCGAAAACAATGATTATTAA